The stretch of DNA AAGGCGCACGTCGTGCCCGGAACGCTCCGGGGCGTTATGGCGCAGGGTCAGCTGGCACTCGGCCAGACAGTTTTCCGGCCCCAGGGCTGTGGTCTGGACGCTGGATTCCAGGACCGTAAAGGCATGGGGAGACCGCTTGAAATCCTCGCGGAGGATGGTCTCCAGGCGCCCGGAACCAGCAGGCGCACAATCGTGATGAAACAGGCCGGACCAGATCACGTCTTCTGCGGCCATGCTGCATATCTTCTCAATGTCTCTCTCTTCAAAATAGGCTCTTTGCAGCGCTCCAACAAAGGCCTGCGTCTTGCTTTCGATGCTCATCCTTACACCTCTTCCGGCAGGTTCTCTGCGCGATTATCCTTCACGTGTGATCATCCTCAAAATCACTAAAATCACTTTTCACAGCGGCAAAGCGCTATGGCGGGAGACCGGTTTTCAAAATTAATTAATTTATGCTATTATACAGCTAAAAGCCCTAAATAACAAGCGAAAAGAAAAAGAGACCCCCGCGTGAAAGCGGGGGTTAGAATCCAGACGCAGGATACTAAGGGCCGTTTATTCTAAGGCCGGAACAGGCCTTTTACAGGGCCCGGTTGATGGCTGAAACCAGTGCGGTAACGGAGGCGACGATGATGTCGTTGTGGATACCGGCGCCCCAGACGGTGCGGCCGCCGGGCATGGTGATGCCCACATAGGCGGCGGCCTGGGAGGTCGAGCCTTCTTCCAGCGCGTGCTCCTTATAGATCAGGTCGGTATACGGGGTGTCGAGATAGTCCTTGAGCGCGTTGCTGACCGCGTCGAAGCGGCCGTTGCCCTCGGCGGCGACCATGGTTTTCTGTCCGTCGCGCTCAATGGTGATGGTGGCTTTGATGTGTTCGCCCACCTGCTCGAAATGGTATTCGGGCAGGGTGACCGGGTGCTGGATATTGACATAGGTTCTTTCAAAAATATCCCGGACCTCCTCGGCGGAGAGCTCCTTGTGCTTGTGGTCGGACACGTCCTTGACCGCATAGCCCAGGTCCTCGCGCATGCCCTTTGGCAGGTCGTAGCCGTACTTCTGTTCCAGCACATAGCCGATGCCGCCCTTGCCGGACTGGCTGTTGATCCGGATCACATCCTTTTCGTAGCGGCGGCCCAGGTCGGTGGGGTCGATGAGCAGGTAAGGCACGGTCCACTGGTCGCAGTGCTTTTCCTCACGCCACTGCATGCCCTTGGCGATGGCGTCCTGGTGGGAGCCGGAGAAAGCGGCAAAGACCAGCGCGCCGCTGTAGGGCTGGCGTTCGTAGACGTGCATGCGGGTGGTGCGCTCGTACACCTCGGTGATCTGGGGCAGATTGCTGAAATCGAGTCCCGGGTCCACGCCGTGGGTGTACATGTTCAGCGCCAGGGTGATGATGTCCACGTTGCCGGTGCGTTCGCCGTTGCCAAAGAGGGTGCCCTCAATGCGGTCGGCTCCGGCCAGAAGGCCCAGCTCGGTGTCGGCCACGGCGCAGCCGCGGTCATTGTGGGGGTGCAGCGAGACGATGACGTGCTCGCGGTTATTCAGGTTTTTACACATGTATTCAATCTGGCTGGCGTACACGTGGGGCATGGACATGGACACGGTGACGGGCAGGTTGATGATGACCTTGCTGTCCGCGGTGGGTTTCCAGACGTCGAGCACAGCGTTGCAGATGTCCAGGGCGAAATCGACCTCGGTACCGGTAAAGCTCTCTGGCGAATACTGGAACTGGAAGTTGCCCTCGGTTTCAGCGGCCAGGTCTCTGAGCATGACGGCTCCGTCCACGGCGATCTGGATAATCTCTTCCTTGGATTTGCGGAAGACCTGCTCGCGCTGGGCCACAGAGGTGGAGTTGTACAGGTGGACAACGGATTTCTTGCAGCCCTCCAGCGCCGCGAAGGTTTTGCGGATAATGTGCTCTCTTGCCTGGGTGAGCACCTGAATGGTCACGTCGTCGGGGATCAGGTCCTGCTCGATCAGGGTTCTCAGAAAGACGTACTCGGTTTCGGAGGCCGCCGGGAAGCCGACCTCGATTTCCTTAAAGCCCACGGCCACCAGGGTTTTAAAATATTCGATCTTTTCCTCCAGGCTCATGGGAATGATGAGGGCCTGGTTGCCGTCGCGCAGGTCCACTGAGCACCAGATCGGCGCTTTGGTAATGTATTCCTTGTGCACCCAGTCGGTGGATTCTTCGGGGGGCATAAAATAACCGCGTGTGTATTTTTTGGGGTTCATCATGGGTTGTTCTCCTTTTTGTTTTACAGGTATTTTAATCAGATCATCTTTTCCTTTAATCCTTTTGATGCCGGTGTTGAGAAGGATCGAATGAAAAGACATTTGTTTTGTTACCGCTCGTCCGCTGACGCTCCTTACGCGCTGCCAAATTTTTTTAAAATTTGGACAGTTTAACGGATCATCTTTTCCTTCAATCCTTTTGATGCCGGTGTTGAGAAGGATCGAATGAAAAGACGTTTGTTTTGTTATCGCTCGTCCGCTGACGCTCCTTACGCGCTGCCAAATTTTTTCAAAATTTGGACAAAACATCAAAAAACCGCCTCTACGCGCATTTTTATAAATGACGTATAGAGACGGAAGATTTTATCTTACGTGGTACCACTCTAATTTCACAGCGTAACGCTGCCTCATTGGCAGATACGGACCGGCAGGGCCTTATATCCTCCTGGGGTAACGGTCAGGAACCGGCGCCGCCTACTCTCGTAGATTTCAGCTTGCCACTCCGAGGCCAGTTCAGACGCCTTTCCCAACTGCTTCGCATCAACCAGCAGCTTTCTGAATGTTCCGGGAATCCTACTACTCCTCATCAAGGTGTTGTGATAATCATAATCATTTTAAAGTGATTTGTCAAGAAAAAAATTGTTAAAGTTGGGAAACCAATTGTGCGGAGGCGGTATGGGAGCCTGCGCCTTTTATCCAGATAAGAAAAAAGAGTCCAGGCGCTGCGGATAACGGCCGGGAATCGTGCCGCTTTATTGGAGCAGCCGGACACTGGAGCGATCGAGGGCTGGCTTTAATAAGGCAGATACAAGGTGTACGTGCAGTGCCCGCAGGACGTCTTTTTGCTTCCTTAGGTAAAAGGCTCCGGCGCTTGGGAGCCTGCGCCTTTTATCCAGATAAGAAAAAAGAGTCCAGGCGCTGCGGATAACGGCTGGGAATCGTGCCGTTTTATTGGAGCAGCCGGACACCGGAGCGATCAGGGGCTGGCTTTAATAAGGCAGATACAAGGTGTACGTGCAGTGCCCGCAGGACGTCTTTTATCTTCCTTAGGTAAAAGGCTCCGGCGCTCAGGTTTTGATCCTTATGTCAAATCGCAGGATCAACGCCGTCAATGCTTATCCAATCTTACACACACAATCCTTTGACAGCCACGCCACACACACAATGCGTGTGCCCGACCTTAAGCTCAAAAGACTCAAAACCCCCCAGCGTTGAAGTTTTGAGCCTTTTGAGCATGCCGCTTCATATTTTTATGCAAATAACACCGCGTAGATAATGACAATGATGCCGAGCACAATGCGGTAGTAGCCGAAAGCCTTGAAGTCGTGCTTGCGGATATAGCCCATGAGGAACTTGATGGCAAAGACGGAGACCACAAAAGCCACGATCATGCCGACCAGCAGGATGCCGACCTCGATGCCGGTAAAGCCCACGCCGGTTTTCACAAAGAACTTCACGATCTTCAGCAGGCTGGCGCCCAGCATAACCGGCACCGCGAGGAAGAAGGAGAACTCGGTGGCCACATAACGGGAGCAGCCCAGCAGGGTCGCGCCAATGATGGTGGAGCCGGAGCGGGAGGTGCCCGGGATCAGGGCCAGAATCTGGAACACGCCGATAAACAGGGCGGTTTTGTAGTCCAGCTGCTCAAAATTGCGGATGGTGGGGTGCTTGGTGCGCTCCATGTTTTCCACCACAATAAAGGCAATCCCGTAGACGATCAGGGTGATGGCCACGGTCACGTAGCCGTAGAGCTTGTCGGTGATAAAATCATCAAATAAAAGCCCGATAACCGCTGCCGGAATAACCGCCACCAGCACCTTGCCCCAGAGGGACCAGGTCTCCCTTTTCTGGACCGGTGATTTCTTAGGTGAAAAGGGATTAAGCTTATGAAAATACAGCAGCACAACGGCCAGAATGGACCCAAACTGGATAACCACCAGAAACATATCCCAGAAATCCTTGGATACATTCATGTGGATAAACTGCTCAAAGAGGATCATGTGGCCGGTACTGCTGATGGGCAGCCACTCGGTAATCCCCTGGACTACGCCGAAAAAGGCGGCTTTCAGCAATTCTAAAAACATATAAATAACTCCTTATGTATTGATTTTTTAACCGTGTAATATTTTACCACAACAGCTGGCAAAAAAACATTAAAAAATTCTTACATTTTCAGTCCTTCGCGCCATAAAAGCCCTGTCGGCCAGGACTTAAGGATGAAGATTGATTTTATCCGTATTTTATTGTAAGATTATAAGGATGAAAATGATAACAAGAAGGAAAAGATGAAAAATACATGCTTACAAAAATGCGCCGCGCTGCTCGCGGTGCTGCTGCTCCTGCCTGCGCTTTTGTCAGGCTGTCAGAGCGCTGAGGATCAAAACTATACAGTTCCGGATACGGAGAGCGCTGAAACGGTTACGCTGAAATTCTTTGGCAATAAGAACGAAGCCCTGAACGTGATGGTCATTGAGAATATCTTAAAGGCCTATATGGAAGAGAACCCCGGGATCAACATCACCTATGAGAGCGTCAAGGGCACCGACTACTTTGACGTGCTTAAAAAGCGGGTGAAAAGCGGCAACGGCGACGATATTTTTATGGTCAACCACGACACCACGCTGGCCTTTATTAAAACAGGGGAGCTGGCAGATCTGTCCGGCCTCTCCACGCTTTCGGATTTCAGCCCCAGCGTGCGCAGCCAGATGGAAATTGACGGCGCGGTTCCCTTTGTGCCTACCAGCATCTCCGCATTTGGGCTCTACTGCAATCTGGATCTGCTCAAAGCGTATAACGTGGCGGTTCCGGAAACCTATGAGGAATTTCTGGCGGCTTGCGATACCTTTGTGGAAAAGGATAAAATCCCCATTGTGGCGAACAATGACATTTCGTTGAAAACACTGGCCATTTCCCGGGGAATGTTTGACGTCTATCAGGATGAAAACGCCGATAAGCTGCTGGAGCAGATGAATGCAGACCCCAGCCTGCTGGCTCAGTACATGCGCCCGGGCTTTGAGATGGTCGAGCTTTTTATCGACCGCGGCTATGTGGACGCCGGGCGGGCTCTGGAAACCGAAAAGACAAAGGATGATCTCGACGATTTCGTCACAGGCCAGTACCCCTTTATGCTCACCGGAGCCTGGGCGTCGCCGCGGGTAGAAGCCATGAACCCGGATTTCAGTTATAAGGTTTATCCCTATCCGGTACAGGCGGACGGCAGCGTCCTGGTGACCAATGTGGATACCCGGGTGGCGGTTAACGCGCGGGGAGCCCATGTGGACGAGGCCAGAAAATTTTTGGAATACCTGACCCAGAAGGACGTGATGTGGGAATTTGTGGATGGTCAGAGCTCCTTCAGCCCCCTGAACGACAAACGGCTGCCCAGCGACCCGGCCGTACAGCCGCTGAGCGCCAGTATGACCAGCGGCAGAAGCGTTCTGGGGACCGACAGCAATCTCAAATACCCGATCTGGGATCTCTCCAGGGAGAGCGTGCGGCAGCTGCTGAAGGGTCAAAAAACCGATACCGTGCTGTCGGACTTTGAGGAAGGTCTCAGGAAAAGTCAGGAAGGAGGCTCAGAATGAAACACAGGCATCTGTCCATATTGCTGGCAACCGCCGTGCTGTCCCTTGCCCTGCTGGCCGGCGGCATGCTTTTATACATCAACCGTGTCAACAGCTCGCTCTGGAACCAGTCCGTCGCCAGTATTCTGGAGCTGACCAGACAGGGCGGGAACACGCTGGACACCTTTATCCAGAAAGATTATGATACCCTTCAGGTCTTTGCCAGTGAGATGAGCGAAAGACCCTCAGACGACCAGGCATGGATCCGGAGCAACCTGACCAGCTTTGAGTCGCCTCTTAAGGACAGCTATTACTGCATCGACCTGACCGCGAACCGGGTATACCATAACGACGGCATCACGGATCTCGGCGTCGAGCAGGCCGGGTATCTGGCGGGTATAGGCGATCAGGGGGTGCTGGAGCCCTACAACAGCGCAGAAAACGGAGTCCGCTCCCTGGGCGTCTATAAGCGTTTTACCTTCGGGGACGGCCGGAGCGGCCTGGTGTTCAAGCAGCACCGCCTGGAGGACGTGACCGACAGCTTTGCGCTGTCCTTTTACAATGGCAGCGGCTTTTCCTACGTGGTTAAAAATGACGGCGAGGTGCTGATCCGTTCGTCCAATAAAAACAGCAACCGGACCTTCAAAAACCTTTATGACATTATCGACCTGTCCGGAAAAAACAGCGAGGCGGCCCTCACGTCCTTTAAGGAGGCCATGGCGGGCGGCCAGGCAGGCGCTGCGGTTTTCAGCTACAACAAAGCCCGGAATGTGTTCTGCTATGTGCCCATCTCAAGCGTAGAGGGATGGTATCTGGTTTCCATTATCCCCAACAGCGTCATCATGAAGCAGGCCGACAACATCATCAACTGGACACTGATGCTCTGCGGGCTCATCACCGTTCTGATACTGGCCATCATTCTGATCTATAACCGCAGCAGCCGTGAACACCGGCGGGAGGTTCGTCAGATTGCCTATTATGACAGTCTGACCGGGCTGCCCAATTTTGAGAAGTTCAAGCTTGACGGCGCAGGCCTGGTGGCGGAGGCCTCTGGGGTCAAATGGTCGGCGCTGTATATCGACCTCACAGGCTTTAAGCTGGTAAACGACGTCATGGGTTTCCAGTTCGGCGACGAGGTGCTCTGTTATCTGGCCGACGTGCTCACCCGTGAGAAGGATGAGGGGGACATCGTATGCCGCTTTTCGGCCGATAATTTCCTGATGCTGCACGCGTACAAAGCGCGCGCAGAGGTTGAGGACCTGTGCCGGCGCATTATCCGCGGCATGAGCAGCCCCACCATCGGCGATAAGCAGAACGTGCCGCTGTCGGTCCATATCGGGACTTTCTGCCTGGAGGACGATCCCGCAGCGTCGGACATCAGCCTCATGGTGGACCGCGCCCACATGGCTCAGAAAAGCATAAAAAATGGCCGCAGCAACCAGTACTGCGCGTACAACAGCCGGATGCGCTCCGAAATGCTGCGCCGTTCCGAGATCGAGGGCGCCATGGAACAGGCGCTGGCCGACGGTCAGTTTGTCTTTTACCTCCAGCCCAAATACGAGGTGTCCGGAAAGCAGGTGGTGGGGGCCGAGGCCCTGGCCCGCTGGATACAGCCTGGGGGAAAAATTGTCAGCCCCGGGGAATTTATCCCCGTTTTTGAGCAGAACCACTTCATACTCCAGCTGGACGAGTATATCTTTACCAGAGTGTGCGAATCGGTCCGGGAACGTCTGGAACAGGGGCTGCCCGTGGTGACGGTCTCGGTCAATGTCTCCCGGGTGCATGTGCGCCAGCCGCACTTTGTCAGAAACTACCGGGCGATCAAGGACCGCTGCCAGATACCCGACGGCCTCATTGAGCTTGAGCTCACGGAAAGCATTTTTTTAGAAGATATTGACCGCATCGGCGCGATTATCCGTGAGCTGAGAGAGGCGGGCTTCGGCTGCTCCATCGACGACTTTGGCTCAGGCTATTCCTCCCTCAATGCCTTAAAGGGGCTGCCGGTCAATGTCATCAAGCTGGACCGGAATTTCCTGCTGGACGAGGGCAGCACCGGAAAGGGCGCGATCATTGTCCGCAGTATCATACAGATGGCCAAGAAGCTGGATATGGAGACTGTGGCCGAGGGCGTCGAGACGCCGGAGCAGCTGGCCTTTTTAAAGGAGGCGGGCTGCGATATGATCCAGGGCTTCATCTTCTCGAAGCCTCTGCCGGAGCCGGAGTTTGTGCAGCTTCTGGCGGCGGACACGCAGCCGGCAGCGGAAACTTTTTAACCGCTCCGTTGCTATTCCCGGAAAAATGTGATAGGATAAATAGCTAAAGAGAACTTAAAGAGAGCCGAGACAAAGGAGATACGATGAGAGAATGTATGGAAGACTTACCGAAGCTGCAGGCGCGGCTGAAGCGCATCGAGGGGCAGATCCGCGGCATTTCGGATATGATGGAAAAGGACGTGCCCTGCAATGAAATCCTGATTCAGATCAACGCCGCCAAATCGGCCCTGCACAAGGTAGGGCAGATGGTGGTGGAGGGACATCTGCACCACTGTGTCAAGGACAGCATCGAGCACGGAAATACCGAACAGACTTTAAAGGATCTGTCAAAGGTCATCGAATATTTTTCGAGAATCTGACAGAAAAGAACCCGTATCGTGGGGATACGGGTTCTTTTTTATGGGATTACAGCAGCCTGCTGACCTCTTTGTTGAGCGCTTCGATGTTAAAGGGCTTGGCCAGATGGCTGTCCATGCCCGCTTTTCTGGCGGCCTCCACATCCTCGGCGAAGGCGTCGGCGGTCATGGCCACAATGGGCACGGACGCGTCGCTCCGGTCCAGGGCGCGGATCTGCCGGGTGGCCTCGTACCCGTTCAGGTTCGGCATCTGGATATCCATCAGGATCAGGTCGTAATAGCCCTCCGGCGAGGCGTTAAACCGGGCTACGGCCAGAGCCCCGTCCTCGGCGGTTTCGACGGCAGCGCCCATGGTCTGCAGCAGCTCGACGGCAATCTCACGGTTTATGGGATTGTCCTCGGCCAGCAGGAGGGTCTTGTGCTGCAGGGAGTGCAGGATCCCTTTTGCGTGGTCATCGGGCAGCGCCTTCCCGCTGACAAAGTGCTGGATGCCGTCGCGCAGCGTGGATTTAAACAGCGGCTTCTGAATAAAGCCGTCGATGCCGGACTGTTCCGCCTCTGCCCGAATATCGCCCCAGTCATAGGCGGAGGTGATGATGATCGGGGTGATGGTGCCAATGGCCTCCCGGATTGCGGCGGCGGTCTGCACGCCGTCCATTTCCGGCATTTTCCAGTCCAGCAGGATGGCGTCAAAATCGCGGCCCGAGGCGTGGGCCTTAAGCACCTGCTCCAGGGCGTCGGCGCCGTTGGTGGAACAGACGGGCTGGATCTCCAGCTCCTGCAGGGTTTCTGCCAGATAGTCGCAGGCGATGGCGTCGTTATCCACGACCAGTATCCGCATCCCCGCGCAGGAGGCTGACCCTTCGGCCGGGGTGGTGATCTGCATGGGCAGCACGACTTGGAAGGTGGTACCTTTGCCTAACTGGCTGTCCACGGTGATGGAGCCGCCCAGCAGCTCGACGAGCCGTTGGGTAATGGCCATGCCCAGGCCGCTGCCCTCGGTCTGGTCCACACGGCTGTCCCGCTCCCGTGTGAAGGCGTCAAAAATATGGGGCAGGAAGTCCGGCTTGATGCCGATCCCGCTGTCCGAGCAGGTAAAGCGGAACAACGCGCGCTCCGGTTCGTCCGAAGACAGCTCCTCCACCTCAAAGACGATGGCGCCGTTATCGGGGGTAAACTTGGACGCGTTTGATAAAAGGTTGATAAAGACCTGCCGCAGGCGCAGGGCGTCGGAGATCAGGTCCTCATGCTGCACATGCTGGAGCCGGATGGAAAAGTGCTGCGCGTGCTCCCGGACCATGGGCTGCATAATGGTTACCACGTCCTCCAGCAGGCAGGGAAGGGACATCCGTTCCTGGTTGAGGGCGATACTGCCGCTCTCAATCTTTGACATGTCCAGCACATCGTTGATCAGGCCCAGAAGATGCTGGCTGGACAGCGATATTTTTTTCAGGCAGTCCTGTACCTTGCCGCGGTCGTCGAGGTGCATGGCGGCAATGCTCGTCATCCCGATGATGGCGTTCATGGGGGTGCGGATGTCGTGGCTCATCTGGGAGAGAAAATCGGATTTGGCCCGGTTGGCTTTCTCGGCCATGGCCAGGGCGTCGGTCAGCTGCCGGGACTGCTGCTCCAGCTGCCGCTGCATGGTTTTCAGCCGGGTGATGTCGGTGTAGATCGTGTAGATGACCGGAATCCCCTCAAAGATCTCGTCCGTGAAGCGTCCGGTAACCCGTATCCAGACCGTGTCGCCGCTCTTGGTGTGCATGGGGCATTCAAATTCATACCCCGGCTCCCGGCGTTCATAGGCTTCCAGGATCGTTTTGCCCATCATGGCCACAGCCTCTGGATCGTCCCGGTAGTATTCGTCTACATGGTTATGGAAAAGGGACTCGTACTCCTCTTTGGGGTAGCCGATGAGCTCGTAAAAATAATCGTTGGCCCACAGCACGGTAAAATGCTCGTCGAACAAATGCTTGCTGACGCTGACGTTCATGACGCTCATGAACGCGTTGTACTCGTAATCCATTACTTTATTGGCGTAGTTTTTAATCATTCAGACCTCCTTCTCAGGTCTCCGGTAGGTGGATTTCTTCTTTATCTGAGTATAGCATTTATGGTCCGCCACGTCAAAAGTTTCCTCGTTTTAATGGATTTTACAGCCTCAAAAACGCTTTTTTGTTAAATTTTCTTAACAGGCCTTGATTAATCTGGTCAACAGCTTATAATGGAGATTAACCGATCGGGTTAATGAAAGGATACGCTATGGTCAATGACAAGTTTTACAGGATGCCGGCTGAGAAGCAGCAGCGCATCATCAACGCGGCGCTGAAGGTCTTTGCCCGCAATCCCTATAAAAAGGCGAATACGGCGGACATCGCGGCGGCTGCGGGTATCTCAAAGGGGCTTTTGTTTCACTATTTTAACAATAAGCAGACCCTGTACGAGTACCTGTTCCAGTACGGCACCGACGTCATGCGGGAGCACATCGCCGAGGTGCTGCCCTCCAGCGAGTCGGATTTTTTTGAAATCTGGATGAAGGCGCAGCGGGCCAAAAGTGAGATCGTGATCCGCAACCCGCATCTCATGGATTTTATGATCCGGTCCTACTACGACCGGGAGCCGGAGAACGACGGCAACATGAATTATTACGACAGTCTTGAGGTCTCGAGTCTCGCCGTGATCATGGCCCGGGTGGACCGGTCCAAATTTAAGGAGGAGACGCCGCCGGAGAAGGTCATGAGCTGGCTGATGTGGGCGGCCGAGGGCTTTATGAAGCGCCAGACCGAAAGGGGCGGCCTCGATCTGGAGGCGCTGGACACCGCGTTCAGTGAGCTCGTTCTGTTTATGAAACAACACTGCTACAAGGAGGAGGCATTACAATGATCAGCGTGAATCAGTTGACCAGAGACTACGGCGAGGGACGGGGGATATTCAACCTGTCGCTGGAGGTAAAGCAGGGGGAGGTTTTTGGCTACCTGGGGCCCAATGGCGCCGGGAAGACCACCACCATCCGGCACCTCATGGGGTTTTTGAAGCCCAAAAAGGGCCAGTGTGTGATCGACGGGCTGGACTGCTTTAAGCAGGCGGCGGCGATCAAGGAATTTTTAGGCTACCTGCCCGGGGAGATCGCTTTTTTCGACAGCATGAGCGGTGTGGAGTTTTTAAACTTTATGGCGGAGATGCGGGGCATGAAGGACCGGGCCAAGATGGAAAAGCTCATTGCCTTTTTCGACCTGAACCCAAAGGGAAAGATCCGGAAGATGTCCAAGGGCACCAAGCAGAAGCTGGGGCTGGTGTCGGCCTTTATGCACGACCCCGAGGTGCTGATCCTCGACGAGCCCACCAGCGGTCTGGACCCGCTCATGCAGAACCGGTTTATCCGCCTCATTCTCAATGAGAAAAAGCGGGGCACCACCATTCTCATGTCCTCCCACAGCTTTGAGGAGGTGGAGCGCACCTGCGACCGGGTGGGCATCATCCGGGCCGGGGAGCTGGTGGCCCTGGACAGCGTGGCCTCCCTTAAGGCCGAGCGCCACAAGATCTACCGAGTCAGCTTCGCCAGTGAAGCGGAGGCCGCCGATTTTAGCCGCCACGCAGGCGGCACCCGGCAGATGAAGGAGCACCCCCAGGTGGTGGAGGTACGGATAGCGGGCAGCATGGACGCCTTTTTAAAAATGCTCACCGCCTACCACGTCACCGATATGGACACAGTTTCTCAGGATCTGGAGGATATTTTTATGCAGTATTACGGAGGTAAACACCATGCTTAGCTGGCCGCTTTTCAAAAAAACCTTTAAGTCACAGCTCAAAATGCTCATAATCTTCGCGGCCATCCTGGCCATGTACATGAGCGTTGAGA from Eubacterium sp. 1001713B170207_170306_E7 encodes:
- a CDS encoding undecaprenyl-diphosphate phosphatase codes for the protein MFLELLKAAFFGVVQGITEWLPISSTGHMILFEQFIHMNVSKDFWDMFLVVIQFGSILAVVLLYFHKLNPFSPKKSPVQKRETWSLWGKVLVAVIPAAVIGLLFDDFITDKLYGYVTVAITLIVYGIAFIVVENMERTKHPTIRNFEQLDYKTALFIGVFQILALIPGTSRSGSTIIGATLLGCSRYVATEFSFFLAVPVMLGASLLKIVKFFVKTGVGFTGIEVGILLVGMIVAFVVSVFAIKFLMGYIRKHDFKAFGYYRIVLGIIVIIYAVLFA
- a CDS encoding metal-sensing transcriptional repressor; protein product: MRECMEDLPKLQARLKRIEGQIRGISDMMEKDVPCNEILIQINAAKSALHKVGQMVVEGHLHHCVKDSIEHGNTEQTLKDLSKVIEYFSRI
- a CDS encoding 2-isopropylmalate synthase → MMNPKKYTRGYFMPPEESTDWVHKEYITKAPIWCSVDLRDGNQALIIPMSLEEKIEYFKTLVAVGFKEIEVGFPAASETEYVFLRTLIEQDLIPDDVTIQVLTQAREHIIRKTFAALEGCKKSVVHLYNSTSVAQREQVFRKSKEEIIQIAVDGAVMLRDLAAETEGNFQFQYSPESFTGTEVDFALDICNAVLDVWKPTADSKVIINLPVTVSMSMPHVYASQIEYMCKNLNNREHVIVSLHPHNDRGCAVADTELGLLAGADRIEGTLFGNGERTGNVDIITLALNMYTHGVDPGLDFSNLPQITEVYERTTRMHVYERQPYSGALVFAAFSGSHQDAIAKGMQWREEKHCDQWTVPYLLIDPTDLGRRYEKDVIRINSQSGKGGIGYVLEQKYGYDLPKGMREDLGYAVKDVSDHKHKELSAEEVRDIFERTYVNIQHPVTLPEYHFEQVGEHIKATITIERDGQKTMVAAEGNGRFDAVSNALKDYLDTPYTDLIYKEHALEEGSTSQAAAYVGITMPGGRTVWGAGIHNDIIVASVTALVSAINRAL
- a CDS encoding PAS domain-containing hybrid sensor histidine kinase/response regulator — translated: MIKNYANKVMDYEYNAFMSVMNVSVSKHLFDEHFTVLWANDYFYELIGYPKEEYESLFHNHVDEYYRDDPEAVAMMGKTILEAYERREPGYEFECPMHTKSGDTVWIRVTGRFTDEIFEGIPVIYTIYTDITRLKTMQRQLEQQSRQLTDALAMAEKANRAKSDFLSQMSHDIRTPMNAIIGMTSIAAMHLDDRGKVQDCLKKISLSSQHLLGLINDVLDMSKIESGSIALNQERMSLPCLLEDVVTIMQPMVREHAQHFSIRLQHVQHEDLISDALRLRQVFINLLSNASKFTPDNGAIVFEVEELSSDEPERALFRFTCSDSGIGIKPDFLPHIFDAFTRERDSRVDQTEGSGLGMAITQRLVELLGGSITVDSQLGKGTTFQVVLPMQITTPAEGSASCAGMRILVVDNDAIACDYLAETLQELEIQPVCSTNGADALEQVLKAHASGRDFDAILLDWKMPEMDGVQTAAAIREAIGTITPIIITSAYDWGDIRAEAEQSGIDGFIQKPLFKSTLRDGIQHFVSGKALPDDHAKGILHSLQHKTLLLAEDNPINREIAVELLQTMGAAVETAEDGALAVARFNASPEGYYDLILMDIQMPNLNGYEATRQIRALDRSDASVPIVAMTADAFAEDVEAARKAGMDSHLAKPFNIEALNKEVSRLL
- a CDS encoding TetR/AcrR family transcriptional regulator, encoding MVNDKFYRMPAEKQQRIINAALKVFARNPYKKANTADIAAAAGISKGLLFHYFNNKQTLYEYLFQYGTDVMREHIAEVLPSSESDFFEIWMKAQRAKSEIVIRNPHLMDFMIRSYYDREPENDGNMNYYDSLEVSSLAVIMARVDRSKFKEETPPEKVMSWLMWAAEGFMKRQTERGGLDLEALDTAFSELVLFMKQHCYKEEALQ
- a CDS encoding extracellular solute-binding protein, producing the protein MKNTCLQKCAALLAVLLLLPALLSGCQSAEDQNYTVPDTESAETVTLKFFGNKNEALNVMVIENILKAYMEENPGINITYESVKGTDYFDVLKKRVKSGNGDDIFMVNHDTTLAFIKTGELADLSGLSTLSDFSPSVRSQMEIDGAVPFVPTSISAFGLYCNLDLLKAYNVAVPETYEEFLAACDTFVEKDKIPIVANNDISLKTLAISRGMFDVYQDENADKLLEQMNADPSLLAQYMRPGFEMVELFIDRGYVDAGRALETEKTKDDLDDFVTGQYPFMLTGAWASPRVEAMNPDFSYKVYPYPVQADGSVLVTNVDTRVAVNARGAHVDEARKFLEYLTQKDVMWEFVDGQSSFSPLNDKRLPSDPAVQPLSASMTSGRSVLGTDSNLKYPIWDLSRESVRQLLKGQKTDTVLSDFEEGLRKSQEGGSE
- a CDS encoding EAL domain-containing protein gives rise to the protein MKHRHLSILLATAVLSLALLAGGMLLYINRVNSSLWNQSVASILELTRQGGNTLDTFIQKDYDTLQVFASEMSERPSDDQAWIRSNLTSFESPLKDSYYCIDLTANRVYHNDGITDLGVEQAGYLAGIGDQGVLEPYNSAENGVRSLGVYKRFTFGDGRSGLVFKQHRLEDVTDSFALSFYNGSGFSYVVKNDGEVLIRSSNKNSNRTFKNLYDIIDLSGKNSEAALTSFKEAMAGGQAGAAVFSYNKARNVFCYVPISSVEGWYLVSIIPNSVIMKQADNIINWTLMLCGLITVLILAIILIYNRSSREHRREVRQIAYYDSLTGLPNFEKFKLDGAGLVAEASGVKWSALYIDLTGFKLVNDVMGFQFGDEVLCYLADVLTREKDEGDIVCRFSADNFLMLHAYKARAEVEDLCRRIIRGMSSPTIGDKQNVPLSVHIGTFCLEDDPAASDISLMVDRAHMAQKSIKNGRSNQYCAYNSRMRSEMLRRSEIEGAMEQALADGQFVFYLQPKYEVSGKQVVGAEALARWIQPGGKIVSPGEFIPVFEQNHFILQLDEYIFTRVCESVRERLEQGLPVVTVSVNVSRVHVRQPHFVRNYRAIKDRCQIPDGLIELELTESIFLEDIDRIGAIIRELREAGFGCSIDDFGSGYSSLNALKGLPVNVIKLDRNFLLDEGSTGKGAIIVRSIIQMAKKLDMETVAEGVETPEQLAFLKEAGCDMIQGFIFSKPLPEPEFVQLLAADTQPAAETF